From Apis cerana isolate GH-2021 linkage group LG10, AcerK_1.0, whole genome shotgun sequence, one genomic window encodes:
- the LOC108003054 gene encoding uncharacterized protein LOC108003054 isoform X12, with translation MVERAKALRSCKPPQGLHFSLQQQGDCVEYSYAFISSLIANAFFSTYPKRTAKTHPTLRDFNFTNFFKHLHNNGQKAKLRSIFRYYDYLDTENALDGKLIISRQVMTSKQWLTIEDWLESNVPLCPLMIRHEGRLDRIEPETKVLRVCFASAKFGGGVLDGDVTQETVHIVTHPEMLVAILSVEALEDNEVLIVEGVRHISRINDPHNKAIFEALAKPNIVTVCCIDPEDYSQLPLSQFEEDNILREMNKSLLGFRQRHIPSSPTDPVKSESDIDVTVGSRRLSPIGESFSSTPPEIEAKSALYEHKYDILTEIRSKPNGKSTRPSSPHKIYNDTNYTNKRNRFIVLGSSGEVLPVTRKSLGQISVYSSCNSQSTDSFHSAKDTIDEDVEEEEQKLNKRYSAQLDTQERRGTFAQRLREALKRENTATGATSVNTSFGESSYAVGISVSGSHVCDQDIKVKRGGSRGFVLRDETVDEDFLKESLEAEQKWLGRFRQNQPMLQRKDTNASSRYSFSTEYNSDFCSELEEVYEQLAKWLEDPIANDESRELDARDRAVVQFAGSLLKRALSESFAGVPVQEGEPQPFIDSTDVNQSHKLALAVRSLSLELARQKNRRQQSVPVSEDIEYYEDALNNHIMSKEIKDIQRKKLRTITFTSEVFQTLVDDETTLYLSNPVSLTTSGPVKGKNTTESFNIKNDKIIQQLESHITFNIPRDGSPQTGGLLSIATGNWGCGSRLKGDPQLKLVIQWLAASLAGVPKLIYYTTGNPSLSKLDTISRVLMDRHWSVGDLAAATLRFALHIIEERTEGRNTLFEEIIGMDKPSP, from the exons GGGATTGCGTCGAGTACAGCTAtgcttttatttcatctttaatCGCGAACGCGTTCTTCTCCACGTATCCAAAAAGAACCGCGAAGACGCACCCAACTTTACGGGACttcaatttcacaaattttttcaaacatctTCATAA TAATGGTCAAAAAGCTAAGTTAAGAAGTATATTCCGTTACTACGATTATCTTGATACCGAAAACGCGTTAGATGGAAAACTAATAATTTCTAGACAG GTAATGACATCGAAACAATGGTTAACTATTGAAGATTGGTTGGAAAGTAACGTTCCTTTGTGCCCGTTGATGATACGCCATGAAGGTCGCCTAGACAGAATAGAACCAGAAACTAAAGTTTTGCGAGTTTGTTTTGCAAGTGCTAAATTTGGTGGCGGTGTACTTGATGGTGATGTTACGCAAGAAACTGtacat atAGTAACACATCCCGAAATGCTCGTGGCAATATTGTCCGTTGAGGCTTTAGAAGATAATGAAGTTCTAATTGTTGAAGGAGTTAGACATATATCTAGAATAAATGATCCTCATAATAAAGCTATATTTGAAGCTCTAGCAAAACCAAATATT gtaACAGTATGCTGTATCGATCCTGAAGATTATTCACAGTTACCTTTATCACAATTTgaagaagataatatattacgagaaatgaataaatctcTACTTGGTTTTCGACAAAGACACATACCGAGTAGTCCAACTGATCCTGTAAAATCAGAATCAGATATAGATGTTACAGTAGGTTCTCGAAGATTATCACCAATTGGAGAAAGTTTTAGTAGCACTCCTCCAGAAATAGAAG caAAATCTGCATTATATGaacataaatatgatattttaacagAAATTCGTAGTAAACCAAATGGCAAATCTACAAGACCATCTAGtcctcataaaatatataatgatactaATTATACAAACAAAAGAAATCGGTTTATCGTTCTTGGATCTAGTGGAGAAGTTTTACCAGTTACACGAAAATCTCTTGGTCAAATATCGGTTTATAGTAGTTGTAATAGTCAAAGTACAGATAGTTTTCATAGTGCAAAAGATACTATAGATGAAGATGTgg aagaagaagaacaaaaattaaataaacgctACAGTGCTCAGTTAGATACTCAAGAGCGAAGAGGAACTTTCGCTCAACGTTTAAGAGAAGCCTTAAAACGAGAAAATACAGCTACTGGAGCTACATCAGTGAATACTTCATTTGGAGAGAGTAGTTATGCAGTAGGAATAAGTGTATCTGGAAGTCATGTTTGTGATCAAGACATCAa AGTAAAAAGAGGAGGTTCAAGAGGTTTTGTTCTACGGGATGAAACAGTAGATgaagattttttgaaagaatcttTAGAAGCTGAACAAAAATGGTTAGGTAGATTTCGACAAAATCAACCTATGTTACAAAGAAAAGATACAAATGCTAGCAGTAGGTATAGCTTTAGCACTGAATATAATTCCG atttttgctCGGAGCTTGAAGAAGTTTATGAACAACTGGCTAAATGGTTAGAAGATCCTATAGCAAACGATGAATCTCGTGAATTAGATGCGAGAGATAGAGCTGTAGTTCAATTTGCAGGTTCATTATTGAAAAGAGCTCTTAGTGAATCATTTGCTGGTGTTCCAGTTCAAGAGGGTGAACCACAACCTTTTATTGATTCTACTGATGTAAATCAAAGTCACAAATTAGCTTTGGCTGTGAGAAGTTTGAGTTTAGAGTTAGCCCGTCAGAAAAATAGGAGACAACAATCA GTACCTGTGTCTgaagatatagaatattatgaagatgctttaaataatcatattatgtCAAAAGAGATAAAGGATATTCAGCGTAAAAAACTTAGAACAATAACATTTACATCTGAAGTTTTTCAAACATTGGTTGATGATGAAACTACTCTATATTTGTCTAATCCTGTTTCTTTAACTACCTCTGGACCCGTAAAAGGGAAAAACACAACagaatcttttaatatcaaaaatgataaaattatacaacaaTTAGAATCGCATATAACATTTAAT ataccAAGAGATGGTAGTCCACAAACAGGTGGATTATTATCTATTGCTACAGGTAATTGGGGATGTGGATCTCGTTTAAAAGGAGATCCACAATTGAAGCTTGTTATTCAGTGGCTTGCTGCTTCTTTGGCAGGAGtgccaaaattaatatattacaccACAGGAAATCCCAGTTTGTCAaag ttagATACTATAAGTAGAGTTCTCATGGATAGACATTGGTCAGTTGGTGATTTAGCTGCGGCAACATTAAGATTTGCATTACATATTATTGAAGAAAGAACAGAAGGGAGAAATActctttttgaagaaataattggTATGGATAAACCAAGTCCTTAG
- the LOC108003054 gene encoding uncharacterized protein LOC108003054 isoform X19, with translation MVERAKALRSCKPPQGLHFSLQQQGDCVEYSYAFISSLIANAFFSTYPKRTAKTHPTLRDFNFTNFFKHLHNNGQKAKLRSIFRYYDYLDTENALDGKLIISRQVMTSKQWLTIEDWLESNVPLCPLMIRHEGRLDRIEPETKVLRVCFASAKFGGGVLDGDVTQETVHIVTHPEMLVAILSVEALEDNEVLIVEGVRHISRINDPHNKAIFEALAKPNIVTVCCIDPEDYSQLPLSQFEEDNILREMNKSLLGFRQRHIPSSPTDPVKSESDIDVTVGSRRLSPIGESFSSTPPEIEAKSALYEHKYDILTEIRSKPNGKSTRPSSPHKIYNDTNYTNKRNRFIVLGSSGEVLPVTRKSLGQISVYSSCNSQSTDSFHSAKDTIDEDVEEEEQKLNKRYSAQLDTQERRGTFAQRLREALKRENTATGATSVNTSFGESSYAVGISVSGSHVCDQDIKVKRGGSRGFVLRDETVDEDFLKESLEAEQKWLGRFRQNQPMLQRKDTNASSRYSFSTEYNSDFCSELEEVYEQLAKWLEDPIANDESRELDARDRAVVQFAGSLLKRALSESFAGVPVQEGEPQPFIDSTDVNQSHKLALAVRSLSLELARQKNRRQQSIPRDGSPQTGGLLSIATGNWGCGSRLKGDPQLKLVIQWLAASLAGVPKLIYYTTGNPSLSKLDTISRVLMDRHWSVGDLAAATLRFALHIIEERTEGRNTLFEEIIGMDKPSP, from the exons GGGATTGCGTCGAGTACAGCTAtgcttttatttcatctttaatCGCGAACGCGTTCTTCTCCACGTATCCAAAAAGAACCGCGAAGACGCACCCAACTTTACGGGACttcaatttcacaaattttttcaaacatctTCATAA TAATGGTCAAAAAGCTAAGTTAAGAAGTATATTCCGTTACTACGATTATCTTGATACCGAAAACGCGTTAGATGGAAAACTAATAATTTCTAGACAG GTAATGACATCGAAACAATGGTTAACTATTGAAGATTGGTTGGAAAGTAACGTTCCTTTGTGCCCGTTGATGATACGCCATGAAGGTCGCCTAGACAGAATAGAACCAGAAACTAAAGTTTTGCGAGTTTGTTTTGCAAGTGCTAAATTTGGTGGCGGTGTACTTGATGGTGATGTTACGCAAGAAACTGtacat atAGTAACACATCCCGAAATGCTCGTGGCAATATTGTCCGTTGAGGCTTTAGAAGATAATGAAGTTCTAATTGTTGAAGGAGTTAGACATATATCTAGAATAAATGATCCTCATAATAAAGCTATATTTGAAGCTCTAGCAAAACCAAATATT gtaACAGTATGCTGTATCGATCCTGAAGATTATTCACAGTTACCTTTATCACAATTTgaagaagataatatattacgagaaatgaataaatctcTACTTGGTTTTCGACAAAGACACATACCGAGTAGTCCAACTGATCCTGTAAAATCAGAATCAGATATAGATGTTACAGTAGGTTCTCGAAGATTATCACCAATTGGAGAAAGTTTTAGTAGCACTCCTCCAGAAATAGAAG caAAATCTGCATTATATGaacataaatatgatattttaacagAAATTCGTAGTAAACCAAATGGCAAATCTACAAGACCATCTAGtcctcataaaatatataatgatactaATTATACAAACAAAAGAAATCGGTTTATCGTTCTTGGATCTAGTGGAGAAGTTTTACCAGTTACACGAAAATCTCTTGGTCAAATATCGGTTTATAGTAGTTGTAATAGTCAAAGTACAGATAGTTTTCATAGTGCAAAAGATACTATAGATGAAGATGTgg aagaagaagaacaaaaattaaataaacgctACAGTGCTCAGTTAGATACTCAAGAGCGAAGAGGAACTTTCGCTCAACGTTTAAGAGAAGCCTTAAAACGAGAAAATACAGCTACTGGAGCTACATCAGTGAATACTTCATTTGGAGAGAGTAGTTATGCAGTAGGAATAAGTGTATCTGGAAGTCATGTTTGTGATCAAGACATCAa AGTAAAAAGAGGAGGTTCAAGAGGTTTTGTTCTACGGGATGAAACAGTAGATgaagattttttgaaagaatcttTAGAAGCTGAACAAAAATGGTTAGGTAGATTTCGACAAAATCAACCTATGTTACAAAGAAAAGATACAAATGCTAGCAGTAGGTATAGCTTTAGCACTGAATATAATTCCG atttttgctCGGAGCTTGAAGAAGTTTATGAACAACTGGCTAAATGGTTAGAAGATCCTATAGCAAACGATGAATCTCGTGAATTAGATGCGAGAGATAGAGCTGTAGTTCAATTTGCAGGTTCATTATTGAAAAGAGCTCTTAGTGAATCATTTGCTGGTGTTCCAGTTCAAGAGGGTGAACCACAACCTTTTATTGATTCTACTGATGTAAATCAAAGTCACAAATTAGCTTTGGCTGTGAGAAGTTTGAGTTTAGAGTTAGCCCGTCAGAAAAATAGGAGACAACAATCA ataccAAGAGATGGTAGTCCACAAACAGGTGGATTATTATCTATTGCTACAGGTAATTGGGGATGTGGATCTCGTTTAAAAGGAGATCCACAATTGAAGCTTGTTATTCAGTGGCTTGCTGCTTCTTTGGCAGGAGtgccaaaattaatatattacaccACAGGAAATCCCAGTTTGTCAaag ttagATACTATAAGTAGAGTTCTCATGGATAGACATTGGTCAGTTGGTGATTTAGCTGCGGCAACATTAAGATTTGCATTACATATTATTGAAGAAAGAACAGAAGGGAGAAATActctttttgaagaaataattggTATGGATAAACCAAGTCCTTAG